A genomic window from Populus alba chromosome 19, ASM523922v2, whole genome shotgun sequence includes:
- the LOC118038419 gene encoding probable LRR receptor-like serine/threonine-protein kinase At1g53440, protein MTLIQQTSLEKGVLSDGTIIAVKQLSAKSKQGNREFVNEIGIISALQHPNLVRLYGCCINGKQLLLVYEYMENNSLAHVLYGKKEGQLNLDWPTRQRICVDIAKGLAFLHEESTLKIVHRDIKTTNVLLDGNMNAKISDFGMAKLDEEDDTHISTRVAGTMGYMAPEYALYGRLTYKADVYSFGIVALEIVTGMSNMSFQHNESFVCLLDWARSLQQNGDIMELVDPRLGSAFKKKEAARMIKVALLCTIQSPALRPTMSAVVRMLEGKGDVQELVVDPSTFGDSLRFKSFRGNSDQSSVPSIDETRSLVHSSDRTWDGPSSSSAQDLYPDH, encoded by the exons ATGACTTTGATCCAGCAAACAAGCTTGGAGAAG GGAGTACTATCAGATGGTACTATAATAGCAGTCAAGCAGCTATCAGCAAAATCAAAGCAAGGAAATCGTGAATTTGTGAACGAAATAGGCATTATTTCTGCTTTGCAACACCCAAATCTTGTTAGATTGTATGGATGTTGCATCAATGGGAAGCAACTACTACTGGTTTATGAATACATGGAAAACAATAGCCTTGCGCATGTTTTGTACG GCAAAAAGGAGGGCCAACTAAATCTAGACTGGCCTACAAGGCAGAGGATTTGTGTTGATATAGCAAAAGGTCTAGCTTTCCTGCACGAGGAGTCCACACTCAAAATTGTTCACAGAGACATAAAAACTACCAATGTTCTCCTTGACGGGAACATGAATGccaaaatatctgattttggcATGGCAAAGCTTGACGAGGAGGACGACACCCATATCTCCACCAGAGTTGCTGGAACAAT GGGATACATGGCACCAGAATATGCTTTATATGGTCGCTTGACCTACAAGGCAGATGTTTACAGTTTCGGTATTGTCGCACTGGAAATTGTTACTGGGATGAGCAACATGAGCTTCCAACATAATGAAAGTTTCGTATGCCTCCTAGATTGG GCGCGGAGTTTACAACAAAATGGAGACATAATGGAGCTTGTTGATCCAAGATTAGGGTCTGCCTTCAAGAAGAAAGAAGCAGCTAGGATGATTAAAGTAGCACTGCTATGCACAATTCAATCTCCCGCACTTAGACCTACAATGTCTGCCGTAGTAAGAATGCTTGAAGGAAAGGGTGATGTTCAGGAATTAGTCGTGGATCCAAGTACATTTGGCGATTCATTGAGGTTTAAGAGTTTCCGAGGCAACTCTGATCAATCTTCAGTCCCGAGTATCGACGAAACTCGGTCCCTCGTGCATTCATCAGATAGAACATGGGATGgtccttcatcttcatcagcCCAGGATCTGTATCCAGATCATTAA